Within Oreochromis niloticus isolate F11D_XX linkage group LG2, O_niloticus_UMD_NMBU, whole genome shotgun sequence, the genomic segment CAGCCATTGAGATCCGTGGTATTGGCTTGGTAACACATCACGATGGTGTGGCCAACATTTCTGAGGATATGCCCATTGGTACACCAGTGGCACTGGTCCAGGTGTCAGACCGTGATGAGGGGGAAAATGCTGTGGTGACATGTGTTGTTGCTGGTGATGTTCCATTTCAGCTTCGTCCCGCAAGTGAGTCAGCCAACGATCGGAAGAGAAAATACTTCCTGCAGACAACAACCCTGCTGGATTATGAGCGTATTAAGGATTACAGGATTGAAATAGTCGCTGTGGATTCTGGAAACCCAGCTCTGTCCAGCACTAACGCTCTCAAAGTCCAGGTTACAGACATTAATGATAATGCACCAAACTTTTCTCCTTCAACTGTTGAGGTGGACTTTGCAGAAGGCAACCAGCCAGGAGACAAAGTTCTAGACATTGTGGCGACAGATGCAGACAGCGGCACAAACGCAGAGTTGTTCTATAGCATCACTGAGCCAACCGCCAGAAGGCTCTTTAAAATTAATTCCAGCACTGGAGAAGTTCGTGTGAATCACTCATTGGATCGGGAAGAAAAAGAGCGTTATGAATTCCGTGTAATTGCAGCAGACAAGGGTGTGCCTAGTAAAACCGGCACTGCCACGGTGGTGGTGAATGTTCTAGATTGCAATGACAATGACCCGAAGTTTACACTGAATGGCTATAGCTTCTCTGTCATAGAGAACATGCCTCCACTCAATCCTGTTGGTGTAGTGACAGTCAATGATGCAGATAAGGATGAGAATTCCCAAGTCAGGCTGTTTGTGGAACAGGACAATGGCATGTTTCTCATCCAGAATGGCACAGGAACCATCCTGTCAAGCATCTCCTTCGACCGTGAAAAGAAGAGCACCTACACGTTTCAACTAAAGGCTGTGGATGGTGGTAACCCACCTCGATCCTCCTATGTGGGTGTGACCATCAATGTCTTGGATGAAAATGATAATGCCCCATATGTTACCAGGCCGTCTAACTCGTCCTTTGTACACCTACCAGTTGGGACCCGACCAAACACACATGTGGAGGTGGTAAAAGCTGAGGACATTGATGCTGGACTCAATGCTGAGCTAGAGTATACCATCATAGGTGGAAATCCATATGATCTGTTCCAAATATCTACCAATGATGGGGAAATCACAGCAGCGCAAGAATTAACCCCCAAGTATAATGGGCTACATCGGCTGGTAGTGAAGGTTGTTGATAAGGGCAAACCTCCTCGTAACACCATTGCACTAGTTCATGTTTTTGTAAATGAAACGAAATCAAATGTCTCCCTCATTGAAGCGCTGGTTGGACACAGCCTCTACACCCCTTTGGACAGGGACATTGCCGGAGATCCCAACTATGCCTATTCTCAGCAAAGCAATATTCTGTATGGCAGTCTTGCCGGTTTTGCTGTTGTCATTTTAGTTATAGTTGCCGTGGTCCTCATCAGACGCTGGGTACAGAAGGATACCAAGAGTGGTTACCAGGCCGGCAAGAAGGAGAGTAAGGACCTGTATGCCCCAAAGCAGGGCCCTAAAAATGGCAAAGGGAAAAAGAGCAAAAAGGGGAAGGCTCCAAAACCAGCTAAGACAGGAGAAGACGATGAGGACGCCAGTCTACAAAAAGGCCTCAAATTCAACTTAATCAATGAGAATGTCAATGACAGTCCCAGAATCCACCTGCCCCTTAACTATCCACCAGGGAGCCCTGATCTGGGGCGCCACTATCGCTCCAACTCCCCGTTACCATCCATCCAGCTGCAGCCACAGTCACCATCTGCCTCCAAGAAGCACCAGGCTGTTCAGGACCTCCCTGCCACCAATACCTTCGTGGGGACGGGCGACAACAACTCTACTGGCTCCGACCAATATTCGGATTACAGCTACAAGGCCAACCCACCCAAATACAGCAACAAACAGGTAGGAGACTACGCAAACACAGCAGTGTACCCCAGGGATATCCATTGGACCAACCGGGTGTGGTAGTCACGCTGAGACTTATTTGGCAAAGCCAATGTTCTTCCACCAAAGCTGCACTGATTTCCCTGCACATCACCCACCTCCTCACAGCTGTGATTCCTTTTATGTTAAGTTTGGTTCTGTTCACCATTTGTGTTCTGTTCTGCTCAGTTTTGGGTATTCACTTCAACATGGACACCACAAAGCCACAGAATGAAGGATTGCAGGGCTAGACCAAATATGGGCTTACCAATTTGTCAGTTCCTTACAGTAACCTCTCTCCTAAAACGGACTCTGTTGATCTAAAACATATTTACGGGAggattttttatgtttgaggtaatgggtcttttttttttttgatgatgtTTTTGAGCCTTGCATTCAAATGTTTAATTTCTGCAGAATTTGATTAAAAGTTCCTGTTATAGCGAAATATGTGATATTTCAAAGAATTACTTATAATGTTATGTAAATCCAAGTTTGATAGCATACATTCGATTGAGCCCCCTGTTCAACTTGGAAATCCCATATGGGTCTGTCCTTAGcatctgtgtttttcatttgtttgtgtttcattttacctttttttatgGTGGATTAAATGAAGGACATTATGAGTTTTTCCCCATTTTATTATTCGCAAATGTTCTTGGAGTTCTTTGAGCACCCATTGAAAGGTTCATGCTGACATCCTCATTATGTCTGAATGtgttattcttttctttttttctggagAGCTGACTTGAGGCTTAAAGCTGCTCTTTATGGCCGGATCAGCTTGTTGAAGTGTGACAAAGAGTGACTGTGAATTCCTGAgttagttttctttctttttttttaaccaatttTTATTGTTTCTTAGCTTTCTTTTGCCAGGAAGTAGACTGGCTGAGCAGCACTTTAGTGTTTCCATACAGTTCAGACCAATTTAAGGTAATTTCAGCTCAGTCAGGGAGCCAAGCagcaaagaagaaagaaaggaagaaagggaATAAGAAGGCTAAGGGAGTGGGGTTATAAAGAGCCTCTACGCTATGAAGGAAAAGGTACACTAAAACTAAATACAACCATTTCCGAGCCACAACGCTTCCTGTCAGGTCAGCTGAAAGATGACTTTTAATTTTGCTGTGTTCCCAATCAGTGGGGCTCAAAAGTCAATTGTTTGCACAGATTAATGGCAGGTAATTTTCCAGGCACCCGCTTTCGCCTTCTTTTACCCAGAGTGCCTTGCTTTATTCTATTTAATGTACAAAAAGGGGAGTTGGGAGGGGGTCTGTGAGACGGGGGCCATTAACTGTGTGATTGTGATGAGCGTTCACGCCACATCGGCTGTTTTGTGGCTTCATGTTGATAGACCTGCAGCTGTGAAAAGTGAAAATGTCACATGCGCCGTAAAAACCAGACAATCAGATTAAGGTGTTGTAGTGATGTTCAGACTGTACATACATGTGAAtgtgaaacattttgttttgtttctgctttttcatCTGCTGTTTATGTTGCTACATTACAATTTGTCTCGTGTGAGCTTAACAAGGCCATTTTATTGTTCTACCGGCTTCTTAAAGACTTGTGTTGACTGTTTGAAAACATGTACCAAAGactcacacacacctgcattTTCACTGTCATCGCCATCATCAGTTTCAAcatcatatatgtgtgtgtgtgtgtgtgtacatatatatatatatgtgtatatatatatatatatatatatacatatacatacatatatatatgtatatatatatatatatatatatatatatatatatatatatatatatatgtataaacaCACGCAAAGCTGAGAAACTGTTTGGTCAGTCTCGCAGAGTCCCTGCTGGTGTTGGCAGCTTGCTAGCGCTCCTGCTGGTTTAACATTTAGCCTGTTAACATGCAGGCATCACACTCAAATTTAAAGCCACATCAAATCTGTTCCATTGCACACCTGCTCAGTCATGTACTCTTTTTCTATGGGGACATAACTGTacagtgttttcatttcttttttacactttaaagcAGAATTTATTTCAATAAACTTGTTTCTTAAATGTTTAAGTGACGCTTTCTGTGCATTCACTGGGTTCTTGAATTGGGAATATTGGGAATGCTGCAAGGAGAGGTACAGTAttctattttcattttcatttttcatataTGGAGAGAAAATGTATTTGGCCCAAGATGTTCTGAGTATGGTTTCTGCATGTTCTCAACACATTTCATTAATAATGTCAAGACAAACAATTAGGTTTTGCAGAAAACACTGATTTTATAGCTGGATGACAGAATGGTAAcatttcttttccctttttagatatttttttaaattctttatcTGACCATTTTCTCAATTGTTTGGTTTTATGCTCATAATTCTGATGTTTTAACAACTACGTTCAGACCTCACAGTTACAGGGAGCACAAGGTGATGTAAAAAAGTCCCCAAATACATTATCTACTAAATTATAAGGTAAGATTACATCTGAGGATAATTAGCAGCCTTTTGCAATATGAGCATGCTAACATGCAAACCAAAGGCTAGCTCTATCGGACGTTCTATAACAATGACAGTTTGTGTAGCACTCAGAAATAAGTGTAGATTAAACGCAATACTGAGACATTAAAaggaagacaaaaacaaactgaaaacatacATTGCATGCTTTACATTCTTTACAGATGATTAACAAGCAGAAAAATGATTTTTGTGTTTGGTGAAATGAGCATTTCTataagcaaacacacaaaactaGGAACCACTCGCTGAAAATAGCATTCTTGTTAGCATTTCCGATGGAGGTCTATTACATGAGCTTTACAGTTTGAACAGTGCTTGAAATTTACTTTAGCCCTTGGTTCCAAATATGTTTTCTCTCCATAACAGCTGACTGGAACACATCAGCCATTCTGTCTGTCACTTTAAATTTACAGCTGCCTACCTGGTGACCTGTGGCCTACATGCATGCAAAACACACCGAACACTCTTTCAGACTTTGAACCTACAGCAAACAGCACAGAAAGGACTGAGATCAAAACAACTCCAAGCAGGTGCTGAACCCGctggggtcaaaggtcaaatatCACTCAAGAACAGCTATTAGCAAAGAGGAGCAAAGAGGCCAAAAGTTAACAGTTCTCCCCGACTCCTCCCTGTGTCTGGTCTCTACATTAACAGTCCGGCGGCGTCCTTCCTGCTTTTACGCTGACCAGCTCAGCCGTTTCTATGGCAACACAACGAcctctgcctgtgtgtgtgtgtgctgactCATAGTACTGACCAACCTCCCTCTCCGTCCATCCAACCCAACACAATCCCTCCTTCTATGGAAAGCTCTGGCCTTTGAATGAGgagatgtgtgtttgtataagCTCTGAGCTAAATGACTTCTGGATTACATATTACCATCTGTACAGCTGAAGCGTTCCAGTTTTAGTTTGATACTAAAATTGTGttgaatacatttatttatcaaatACCAGATGATTAaagtactttttattttatttgaagttTATAATCCAGAATAAATAGTAATAGTGCTGAATGGACGTGCCCAGAATGAATTCAggacaacaaaaacatttaaagccaGGACACATTTGAAACATTGGATAAGAAACTATAAACATCTTCATAGAGGTGTGCAAATGTCTGCTGTCAGGTCgcgctctgtgtgtgttgttgttgtagtgctGTTGCATATCTCTGTGCCAGCACCGCCCAAGTGTCATATCATGGCGCCTATCAGCTGTTTAAAGGAGAACAAAAACTGTTTTCACAACCAGCACTTCGTTCATATCTGCACTTTCACTCTGTTGTTTGAGTTTGATTCATGATCTGAGCGTTATGCTCTACAAGCTTTATAGGCTGTGCAGAAGGCTCTTATGGCACATTTAGTGTGTCTTAAATCCAAAGACTATATCGTGCTTCATTTGAAGTGCTTGTGGGAACATTctgcaactttttaaaaaaatagtctCAAATAGGCAAAGCAACAATTCCACTCAttaaaagctgcagctgtttttggAGGGTCGGCTTTTGTGAGAAAAGACACAGGAGTCAAGACATCGGAAGAGAACCGTGTTGCTGTTGGTTTCAAATGTCCAAGCCTGGCTTGTTGCGAGAGAGGCAAGACACAACAGGCTAATTGTTCAGAGAACCTCTCCAGGAGAGTTGAGTGGAGTTTCGAGACATGCAGAGAGAGCTTCCCAAAATTGGCGTTTGGAACAGGGTGGTGGTAGGTGTCGTGCACAAAGTTGTAATTGTCCAGAAAAATATGAGCAAGTACTAGACTATCCTCATTAACGCATTGTTTGTGCATCTTAAATCAGGTACTAGAGACGATCAGTCTGCTGGAGTGGCTCCAAATCTTGGTTTATCTGGGTATCAGTCTTGACACTGATACCCAGACCCTGACAACCACCTCCAGCTCTTCTTGGTTGGAGCTCTAGGTCTTCCAAGAAGCATATTTCTATAAGGAACTCCTTCCAAACATGAGTTGTTTTCAGTCGACATGCCTGAAAACAACTCAGCTAGCAGGCATCCAGGAGGCAGATGCTCTGCTGTGGGCCCGCTGTAGTCGTTAGGAACATGGCATGAAAATAATACTGttgtttcaggttttttttctcatatttatTTCCAGTTTTGAAAAATATCTGATATTCATTCCTCCACAGGGTGGGAAAAAACAGTCAGATAGCAAAGgtagagaaggaaaaaaaatcggtcattgttttttttctgttttacatttttttttatcatatcaGGGATAACTTACATCAGCCACCAAGTTAAAAAGCCCTGGAAACGCTGGTCCGTAGCTTAGAAATGAAATTTTCTCCTTGAGTTATTGgggtgaaaagaaaaatattaatctCTTTCACCCACAATAGCACTCAGACCATCAGCCCcattcattcagtgtttcagctTGTCAGCTTAACAGATGAAATCCATGAAAATGACACACCCGAAGCCACATGATGAACCAAAATCTGGTTTCCATCCCACTGGACCTGTTAATGTTCACACTCAATAATCAGCTCGCTCACTTCATTATACCATAGGCAATTCAGAACAGGTGTTTTTAATCAATAGCATGTGTTCCTGTAGTTTGACTGACAGAagacttcctgtttctctgCGGTCCAGCTCACTGTCAGGAAAAGAAACTGTAATGGCAGTCATTAGGCGGGCAGCTAGCAGCTTTTTCTCCCCCAGAAAATTACTGTAATTTCATGGCAGCGGCTAAAATATCATCAGGCTGGGACAGAGTGCCTGTCATCAGTCAGGTTCAGCTGAGAGGAAGGCAAGGTTATGGATACTGCCACTGTACTCACACGTTACTTCAGCTGCACACTTTCATTTGCCAAAACACtcatgtaaaataatcacagctcttttcagtattttaaaGTTGCACTAGTCTTTTGTGGTTGAATAGCTTCTCTAgaagatttgtttttaaataaactcagGATCTTCACTCATCCATACATAATGCTGATACATTAAGAAGATATCAGGACCCAGCTCATGTAAAATCAGCAGTTGTGAGTATTTATGAGTCTTTCCCCTATAGAGATCACATTTGATGACCTCCATGTACCCTGTAGTCTTTATCAGTAAAGACATGGTTTGGGCACCATTAGAATAGGTCACCCACATTAACTTCTGATGcacattcagtcattttatTCTGGAATCtggcctgaaatatgacaggAACAAAGGTTACCAACAAACGTTGCTCATGGGGGAAAGAGTTTAACAATTTAGCTACAGAAATAAGTTGGACGACATCAAGAACATAAAATTCCACCTTAGGTCTTTTgatactttttattattagtattagtattactagattaacaaaaaccaaagaaaccAAAATAAATATGTCGTTACTGCATGGGAAGGTTCAGGTGTTTCCTTGAATTTGTCACCTATCTATATTATTCCTATTAGCAGTAGCGCTCGTACTAATTATTTGTTACTGACTGTTCATTGTTGTGAGCATTATGTTTTGAAGTTTCTACCCAGGAAGGTTGTGTGTACTCACTGATTAGAACAGCTACTCACAGTGTTTATAGTGGCGAAGGTGCTGGTCCAGAACGGTTGGGGAGTTTCATCACAAAGGGCCTTTgtaacactgacacacaaacacagacatacaacacACACATTCCTAAGGCGTGGGTGTCTGTGAGCACAAAGTAATCCTctcagcttgtgtgtgtgtacgcgcACACACATCGAGACATGTCTGACAGGTAGAAAACACCTCACTCCTCaaattacatcaaattattGGATTCATGAAGACACCCAGTTCCAGCTCTCCTTGAAATAACTGATTTAAACAGTTCACACTCTGTTTGGATGGCAGGAGATTAGCATGTGAACGTTTCGCTCAGGTGTTCATAGGACACATTAAATGAGTCTAAGGTGCTGCCGGAGAGTCACCTCCTCCAGTTTAAGAGGAAGAGAACCGTTCATCTTGTTTAAAATTCTAAATATTTGTCCATTTATTTGTGCCACAGGATTTGGATACCTATAAGTATGACTACATTTAactctaatcttaaaagtagaaaatGCATCTGTCTAATAAACCCAGACTGAGAGCAGGTCCCACAGAAAATCAGCCTCTGAGCTGAAGGCTCTAAGAACAACAAGCCAAAAGTCTGACTCTagtaaaaattataataattacaCTATGAAATCTTATAATGACTTAGAAATGCAAGATTCAAGAAGTTTATTGTCATATACActgcaaaacacaaagcaaGTGGTTACACAAAGCAATGAAATTCTTACTTTGCAGCTTCCCTTCAAACAACTAAATAAACAACTAtctaaaataagaataaaattaaCTCTGAGCATAGAAAATAATAGTAAAATAGTAAAACAAGTGCTTGTGTAGCACTTGTAGCTTTTGTAGCTTGTGTGTGGGTGTAGTCAGAATTTAAAGTGCGAGTAGTTGCAAGACTGTCACAGTGgtaatatatacagtatatgcaATATTAAAATTGTTTATTTTGTATGAAGTTGTATTATATAAATGTACAAAATTGCAAATTTACAGCTCAAAGATAAAAACAGAGATAGAGCGTACCTCAAAGTGCTGTGAACTATTAGCAGCAACCCACATTAGCTTTGAAACATTACGCAAGCTACCAAAGAAGTCATGATGCAAAACAGCAACTTCAGTTTGTCCCGCTGTACCTCAGATATCTGAaaatatacagtacaaataTACAATCACAGAACTTCCAAACATGAAGGGAAAAGCTCTGTATCATTAGCACCACTCATGTGGTTTGAGCTAACCTATCATGGTGGCTAGTTAGCTTGCTAACACAGCTTGCTAAAACTCCATGGTTTTAGGCACAACAATGCAATGATAGTTACTTCATGGATTCCTGTTCTTCTTATGATAAATGATACATCTGCTGACATGGCGGAAATGTCTGTCTACAAGCAGCTACCACACCTGTAAGTAAGCCTTTGGGAGATTAGaaaatgttagcatgctaacatatGAAAACAAAGGTGATGAACAAAACACCTCCTGACCATCATTATTTCAGCATATACTTCCCATATCAGCTGCCAAAGCTTCACAGAGATGCTGTTTTTACATCCACATACCTTGTAAAAAAATAAGCAGGTTGGGGCTCAAATTTAAGATgaaaccaataaaataaaagtaattttgaAAAAGCTAGACCATTTTCTTCTGTCTTAGTGTTTAAGTAAAGGAGAGgaattaaaagttttaaaacagttaaataaatgattaaaatagagtgatggtgtaaaaaaaaacctctcatgGTATCCTGCCAAAAGCTTATTTTGAGAGCCAAAGGACCGCTCAGGACCCATTCACAGGAGCCGTTTGGCCAATTTAAAAGCAGCAGTGACAGAATGGGGACTACAACAATAACCAGCAACATTTTTCAACCACTTCAATCACAGTTCAGTGCTTCAGTGGACGCCACCAGAACGTTCCTCCTTGCTCtcagggaagaagaagaagaagaacaggaCAGGAGTGAAATCATCTtcagaaaacataaaatcatcTTAGCCTTTTCAGAAGTGccagtttattttaaacaatCCATAGAGAGCCGAGAGAGCCGTGAAGGAACTCTTATTCAGCCTCTCTCTCAATCTCTGTCTATCTCGGTCGCCCCCTCAGGGCTGTGATTGTGTTCGAGCCACTGAGACGACTCAATACAaagatcagtgtgtgtgtgtgtgtgtgtgtgtgtctgtgttttacttttatgtggCGCCAGAaatcaaaaacacaagaaacataATTTTGTTATTGTGTTATTGTGTGTTCAGTGCATTTATATAgatttctatatatatatatatacgtgtgtgtgtctgtacatgtgtgtgtgtgtgtttgtgtgtgatgtcttGCCACCTGCTCCAACAACACAAGTGAAGTGGAATGGAAACCTGCCTCAgggtttacacacacacacgcacgcacgaaCAAAACAGGCGACAGTAGATGCAAGCATGACGAGAGGAGGGGGAGTGTGGGCCcagtaaagaggaaaaaatgaggaggtggaggagatgATGAAGACGAGTGCAaaacacacacgaacacacacgcagacacactcaaacctcacacagacacatgctcACTCCACATATCAGCATGTATGTTaagctacgttcacactgcaggcgaaagcgcatcaaatccgatttttttgaccctatgcgacccatatccgatcatggtatgacagtgtgaacggcacaaatccgatattttcaaatccgatctgggtcactttcgtatgtggtactgaatccgatacatatccgatgttttagaaagcgactgctgtttgaacggtcatgtcgcattaaattcatcttttacgtcactgacacaagacagacgccaattatcagcgccggagaagcgcccgagaagacatcgcgaacgcttcctggccatccagcgtagatgtcagtgaaactgttgggaagacaacgtgaacattttacttgtactgtataatctgcagattctgacagaaatctgcaactatcctttgaagcaccgctcctctctaaaacagcaataaggataattattaggttatttacattattatgtaaataacaaaataacttaaagcaaaaattgggaaacgtaaagtccaaagtctttatattaagggccatcagtcaaacaatattgtttgctctgggtctaaacagagcgagttgtgtgtgacatcttcttttgcgcatgcgggccgctttgagggttcacactagagcgcgtttgctgtcgcattttgtttgtagtgtgaacaagcagacaaaagattcgatcaaaaaatcggaattgaacATTAAGACCTgtagtgtgaacgtagccttagtgttatgtttgtgagtgtgtgactgGGCTGGTACCAGGTGGTATGACTCAGGAGAGAAGAGGGCTGCAGACGTGCACCACATGaatacacatgcatgcacatacacacctgTAGgcggggtcagaggtcagatgcTGTACAGCTGCTCTGCACACCGGGCTGCTGAACTCTATCTGTCTGCAGGAaagtacgcacacacacacacacacacaacatggcTGCTTATTGTTAtcatcatcagcagcagcagcagctcggATGCTGCCTGCAGTGTGACTGTGTTGTGTTGATAGAAGCAGAGCAGGataacagaaatgcaaaaagATGGGCAGGGATTGGTTTGGTTCACGTGTTGCTGATCCCGATCTTGATGTGGACTCCACACTGACACGATAAAGCTGAAGCCTGCTTCATTTTGAGCAGATTTCGGCTGCCACAACTGGACATTTGTCAGAAATAACAAGGAATTTTGTCATTCTTTTCTTTGGTGAGGGGCACTTTGACAAAAGTCAGTTTTCCAAGCAGAACTGAAATCCAAATTGGCAaaaagtaaatgcaaatgaatgCAGTTTTCCATCCACTACTGTCATGCGACTAGCAGAACTTAATTCTCCAGTTGTTGCCAATAAGCCaccacaaaagaagaagaagaagacagagCAGAGATTCATTAAAAGAACTCCAGTCAAAGCTCAAACGACGGAAAAGCTCTGCGGAGAACATGACTTCTTCCACTATTTTTTCTGTCTTAATTGGAATGGGGTTCACCTCTGTGAAAAACTGAATGCACGCtggctttaatttaaaaaatgcaattgACGAGATTATTGGCGTGACAGGCAATCTAAAAGAGGAATAAATATTTTGACACGTGATTTCTCGCATCCAAGACCGAAAGAGCATCGGGATCAGGAGTCACGGTAGCAGTAGCATCACTACTGCGTAGTTGCCAAAGTAAGAGTAACAGTAGTATCAGTATTAGTAGTCACAGTAGCCGTAATAGTATCAGGATCAGTATTTTCAGGAACATAGTGCAGTAATTGGCAGCAGATGCTAAGTGACAATCAGGACTGTCAGCAGCGAGTCTCTGGAGAGTTGTGTTAGAGAGGGAGTGCAGCTCGATGTGTTAAAGGACCTTCTGCCAAGTGTACAGTCACAGGCAGTCACCGCGGCAACCGCCTCCGTCTGCATCCTGACTGACAGGTGACGATGAGGGAAGTGACAGCTACcggagcgagcgagagagagagacaaacatgACTTCATCAATCAGGAAATAACACATAATCACCAGCAGCCCTTTGCTTCCTCTTGTTATTTGATTATAATGCCATCCTCCAACAGTAATTGATCATTACACAGAGGCTGTGGTCTGCCCTGTTGCCTTCATTTGTGTTCAACTTCCTGTTTGGTGTTTACTTCCTGCAGCTCTCTCTCCCCATCTGTCAAATAGCAGCCTCATTGTTTGACCTGACAAACAAAAAGGAGAAGC encodes:
- the LOC100700286 gene encoding protocadherin-1 isoform X4, which codes for MAAPRCEALFFLAAVLLVSCSAAPTDILYRVLEERPPNTVIGSLATDQGLPNAGHLYKLEVGAPYLRVEGSTGDIYTTEIPIDRETLRDCRNLFEGDKCYLEFEVSITDMVKGIGTGPRLIEGRIEVLDINDNTPQFSSPILTLSIPENTHIGALFSIPMATDRDSGSNGVADYSLSSSTGSDADQLFSLQVAVDAEEKLPQLVVMGNLDREMKDSYDLNIRVQDGGNPSRGSSALLRVTVTDQNDCTPKFEKSHYEADLPENSPPGHSVLQVKANDADTGLNGEIDYSLHQASESVQRLLRIDRATGIVYVKGLVDREEENFLKFFVVARDRGPNSKSSKVLVTVHIKDQNDNAPAIEIRGIGLVTHHDGVANISEDMPIGTPVALVQVSDRDEGENAVVTCVVAGDVPFQLRPASESANDRKRKYFLQTTTLLDYERIKDYRIEIVAVDSGNPALSSTNALKVQVTDINDNAPNFSPSTVEVDFAEGNQPGDKVLDIVATDADSGTNAELFYSITEPTARRLFKINSSTGEVRVNHSLDREEKERYEFRVIAADKGVPSKTGTATVVVNVLDCNDNDPKFTLNGYSFSVIENMPPLNPVGVVTVNDADKDENSQVRLFVEQDNGMFLIQNGTGTILSSISFDREKKSTYTFQLKAVDGGNPPRSSYVGVTINVLDENDNAPYVTRPSNSSFVHLPVGTRPNTHVEVVKAEDIDAGLNAELEYTIIGGNPYDLFQISTNDGEITAAQELTPKYNGLHRLVVKVVDKGKPPRNTIALVHVFVNETKSNVSLIEALVGHSLYTPLDRDIAGDPNYAYSQQSNILYGSLAGFAVVILVIVAVVLIRRWVQKDTKSGYQAGKKESKDLYAPKQGPKNGKGKKSKKGKAPKPAKTGEDDEDASLQKGLKFNLINENVNDSPRIHLPLNYPPGSPDLGRHYRSNSPLPSIQLQPQSPSASKKHQAVQDLPATNTFVGTGDNNSTGSDQYSDYSYKANPPKYSNKQLPHRRVTFSTANQAQDLQDASQHSYYDSGLEESETPSSKSSSGPRIGPLALPEDHYERTTPDGSIGEMEHPENGKTRSQASSRRGNDR